The following are from one region of the Nicotiana tabacum cultivar K326 chromosome 3, ASM71507v2, whole genome shotgun sequence genome:
- the LOC107821436 gene encoding transcription factor bHLH162, whose translation MEQQCNNPSSSSSKADRKTIEKNRRNQMKALYLKLHSLVPHQQHSREVLSLPDQLEEAINYIKRLQIDLGRMTQKKDSLKSGENSSCGRKIGLPLPHIEINSVDSALQVVITTSLDYQFIFTDVIRLLHEESVQVINANYTLIGDTIVHSIHSQMGECAPDQYGAARISERLKKFVGGC comes from the exons ATGGAGCAACAGTGCAACAACCCAAGTTCTTCATCGTCTAAAGCTGACAGAAAGACTATTGAGAAAAACAGAAGAAACCAAATGAAAGCTCTCTACTTGAAGCTCCATTCTCTTGTGCCTCATCAACAGCATTCTAgg GAAGTTTTGTCACTGCCAGATCAACTGGAAGAGGCAATCAACTACATAAAAAGACTGCAGATAGATTTGGGGAGAATGACACAGAAAAAAGATAGCTTAAAAAGTGGTGAAAATTCAAGCTGTGGGAGAAAGATAGGGTTGCCATTGCCACATATAGAAATCAACAGTGTGGATTCAGCTCTACAGGTGGTTATAACTACTAGTTTGGATTATCAGTTCATCTTCACTGATGTTATCCGTCTGCTTCATGAAGAAAGCGTACAAGTTATAAATGCCAATTATACTCTCATTGGTGACACCATCGTCCATTCCATACATTCTCAG ATGGGAGAGTGTGCACCAGATCAATACGGAGCTGCAAGAATCTCAGAAAGGCTAAAGAAGTTTGTGGGTGGGTGCTAG
- the LOC107792022 gene encoding transcription factor bHLH162-like, with amino-acid sequence MEQCNNPSSVSKADRKTIEKNRRNQLKALYSELNSLVPHQQHSREVLSLPDQLEEAANYIKKLQINLERMRQRKESLTVDGNSSSIRSSSVRKETLPLLPHLEIHHVDSSLDVVLITRIDDQFIFNDIIRMLHEESLEVINASYTLIGDTIFHSIHSKVGECAKGYRATRISDRLKKIVGSGHSGAS; translated from the exons ATGGAGCAGTGTAACAACCCTAGTTCCGTATCAAAAGCTGACAGAAAAACTATTGAGAAAAACAGAAGAAATCAATTGAAAGCTCTTTATTCCGAGCTCAATTCTCTTGTGCCTCATCAACAACATTCTAgg GAAGTTTTATCGTTGCCTGATCAACTGGAAGAAGCAGCGAACTACATTAAGAAACTGCAGATAAATTTGGAAAGAATGAGACAGAGAAAAGAAAGCTTAACAGTTGATGGAAATTCAAGTTCAATTAGGTCAAGCAGTGTGAGAAAAGAAACATTGCCATTGTTGCCACATCTTGAAATACATCATGTGGACTCATCTCTAGACGTTGTTCTAATTACTCGCATAGATGATCAGTTCATATTCAACGATATTATACGTATGCTTCACGAAGAAAGCTTAGAAGTTATCAATGCTAGTTATACTCTTATTGGTGACACCATCTTCCATTCCATACATTCAAAG GTGGGAGAATGTGCAAAAGGGTACAGAGCTACAAGAATCTCAGACAGATTAAAGAAGATTGTGGGTTCAGGACATTCAGGCGCTAGCTAG